The segment ACCCGCAAAAAAGCCGAAAAAGCAGCGACAACGCAAGGGAGCGACACCGGTGGTATCTGTGGCACCCACAATCATGGCGAGTCCCCCACATTCGCCGCCCGTTCAAGCAACTGGGAAACTGGATCTCGCGAATGTCATGAAATTGTGCGGAATTATGGAAGATGACGACGACATGGAAACCGAAGAAACGCCCGAACAACCGCAAAATACGACGGAGGAAAATACGTCAACGACGGAAACTGGACAATCTCAAGTTGTGGGGCAACAAGTGTCAGGTGACAGTATCATGATAACAATTCCCGGCGGAACGGAACAAAATCCCGGTACAATGCCAATTACTTTCAGCATTCCCAGTGCAATGGCCGAGGAACAGGGACTGATTCCGGGACAAGAGGGAAAAGGTGATTTTATGATTACCATTGACCCCACTGTGTCAGGAGAAAGTCAACCTTACACCATCAGCATACCGAGAACCGTCAATAATGAGACTTCGTCTCAAGGTGGTGCTgctgcaacaacaacatcccCGGAAAAAGAGGGCAATTCAGTGCAACAAGTGCCCGCAAATCAACAAGTGAAGCAACATTGCACCGTAGCACCGACAATTATCCAATCGCAACCCGTAAATTCCGTAACGTCAACGGCAACGGGCATGTGTGTGCCAACTTTTGTCAATTCCGTGCTCAGTTCGAACGTCACTCCGACACTCCAAAGTCAAATTAACGAGATTCAGAATCAACTGATGGCTGCAGCAACACCGACGCCAACAGTTACGGCTCCCGCTCCAGCCTCCGTGTCCCCACCAAAACCTAAAAAGCGTGCCAACACCAAGAAAGGAAAGAAAGACAAATCGAATGACATTCCTGTGATCGCTTCCGTGGCACCCATGATGCAAAATTCGAATCAAGTGTTGACGACAAACGCGACAATTCCCACGCAAATTGGCAACATCCAAATTTCCCAAGTGGATGGCTCGATCAAGAATAATCACATCAAtgcgaaaaatatcaataaccAAATACAAATCACGCCAATTATGGCGGATAACAAATTGCAGCAAATTCCGATTTCGTCGCCGCCCGTTTCGTCGAGTGTCATTACGACGAGTGCTCCGTCGCCGCGCATCCAAACGCCAATAAATGTGATAACGTCGACGGCCAATACGCAACTCGTGCAATCGATGCCGCATCCCATGATGAACACCCTCACGCCAATGATCACGACAAATATGCCGCAGCAAGCGATACAATTGCAGCAGTTGCAGCTCCCGACGGCCATTCAAGTGCCGCAAAATCCGACGGCGCAACAACTGATGCAACAGCTGACGGGACATTTGTCGCTTAGTTTGGCAGAGGATCGAAGGCTTTTGTTGAAACATGACATCAATACGCCGCAAGATGCGCAAAGTCAGATGATTTTGCAGACAATTTTGAGTGGCGCACTGGGGAATGTCACGTTGGTGCACGAGCCATCGAATAAGCAGCAACaaacgcagcagcagcaacagcagcaaccACCGAAACCACAACCAACGATGATGGCACAAGTGCAACCGCAAGGACATTTGTTGCCGGGTTCGATTATTACAACGACGGGCGGTAATGTGGGACATGTGATACCACAGACGCAAATGTTTCCCATTGGAACGATGCAGCAAACTAATAACggggtaattttttaagcattttatttgattcgagagtgaattttctttttatttttctaaaaacaaatttttttgagttatttggTCATTTTTCCCATCTACGGtactgaaattttgaaatacaagAACCGATGGGGCCTCCTGAAATCTTAGAAtcctgagaaattttcaaaaaaaattgctttcatacaaatattttaaatttgaaatattttataattttttccaaaatataaaaaaaaaacatcaaaaaattcataatttgttaagaaaaatttctgaactttgaaaattttgaaattatgccgcttttctgaatttttgaagttttactTAGTATCTTTAAGATTTTCCAACATCTTCATTTTCCaacttttgaaatatattttcggTTTCATTCGGTCTcattagtttcaattttaaaatttccttgagaaaaatgacaaaataagacaacaaataattttttttaaaaaataaaagaaaaatggatTATCAGTCgagctttttgaatttttaaagtaaaaaaaaaacgatttctaatattttttcattttttagcaattaacACAACCGAAGAACGATCAACCACAAACGATCTTAATCAAccaaaatattccaaaaattgtCGAGTTACCAAAAATCGGTCCAAATCAGCAGCTGTTCTCGTTGAACACATTGAACAATCAAATCACCCAATTGAGTCCCGAGTCTACGACTGCAGCTCTCGGTCCAATGGAGCGATTATTggtaatgttttaaattttattttacttttgaacgttattcaaaaattttatttttattttttagattgttCCAAGTGGGATCAGTCCACAACAATTGGCTCAATGTCTCATTCAGGGACAAATTCACTTCAACAATGCCGAGCAAGGAGTTGCTATTGGCGGCCAAATGGATCCCActaaaattgttcagaattctGTGATGCAAACAGCGAACAAAGGACAggtacgaaaaaatatttgttttgaaatactcaaaatttttcacaattttgctTCGTTTTAGGTGATTGTCAATCAAGGTgccaaacaaaacaacaaggTTAATTCCGAATCAAAAGCCGAAAAGCCGAAACGTggcaaactgaaaaaattaaagtcatcTGACTCGAATAAAAAAGCAGTTGCTGTCACGTCTCCTGTCGTTACGCTGCCATCTAAAACGAATTCCGCAGCAATTCAGCTGCCATCACAGGCAAATCAAAGAAAACCCTCAAATACGGCGATCGTTTCACCCGTCAATAGTCAAGTAGTTCGCCAACAACCGTGCAATACACCCGGCGGAGAGATAATCACAAAAATCGGACCGAAATTGGTGAACGCGGTGCCGCCACTCGTGAATATGTCGCCAGCGGTAACAGCGGCGCCTCGTGTCCAAACTATTCAACTTACGCCGCAAAAACAGCAATCTCTCAAAAATGTGCAATCCCAAATTCAACAGTTATCGGCGCGTTTGCAAAACAAAAGTCTCCTGTCGACCATAACGCAGGAATACGATCCATCGAATCCGCTGCATAACAAACCCCTGCCGACTCTCGATAATATTTCCAGTATGACAGACACGGATATCCATGCGGCACTGCAACGCTTATTCATTGAGCAGCAAAAGATCCTGTCCACGGGCAAAGTTATTCCGACAATTCCGGGCATCGCCACGCCGCCAACCATGTCGCCAATCGCACCAACAACGAATAACGCGATTTTCAGTGGAGGCGGTAATTTGCCGGCCGTTGCATCGCCAATTCAGATCAACTCGCCGCAAGTCAAGCAGGAAATTCAGACATCGTGTTCGCCGCCAGATGTGCATCAAACATCGCCATCCAGCCTCACGACAAGCAAATCGTCTTCGGTGACCTCaacttcttcgtcgtcgccTCACATAACGGGAGCATCAGGTTTTCCCACGCCATCAAATGTCATCTTTGACAGCATCAAGGAACAACAAAGTACGCCAACGCCAACACCACCGACAATCATCAAGCAAGAGATGATCAAGCAAGAACGAAGTCATTCACCAGTTCTGTCGGCGCCCAGTCCGAAGTTGCCACGAGTTCCAAGACCGCATTTGTGAgtgtatacaaaaaaaaatagcaatgaATTGTTTCCAtaattcgtttattttttgccgagaacgttttaaaattaaaattttaatttttcacttgcaGGTTCGAAAGACAAATTTTAGTGGATCAAGACGGATGCCTGAATCCAGACACAGAAACTCCGTTCCAGAGTAAGGAAGATGCCGTTAAACGACTGAtcaggtaaaaataaaacttaaaattcaatttaaaaaaataaaaaaaaaagtcctcaaaaaatgaccgggaaaaaagtttaaaaatattgaatcttttaaatttctccctcacaaaaattctcacaaaGTGATATTCCTAACtaaatttttggctttaataaatttttcttattaaaaattttaaattgcgatatttcaaaacaaatatttcgtaattttttaaaaattgtaatttaaatccaaaatattattttcccctgcaaaatttaattttttttatttaaggcgaataaatttaatatatccattttttgtctccccccctcggattttgtcgaaaaaattcagggggaaaaataaaaattaaatataaaataaaaatatttttgacatattttggaatttttatattaaaaaatcatgaaaaattactgtttatggtaaaattacacaaaaaactaaagaaatttgctaaattacgacattttctattgaaatgttgaaaaacatttttttgaaagtcacgtgaccaaaattatttttttttcaaaaatttttattttgggagattttgttgattcttttttacttttaagctcaaattttaaaattataaactaaaattaaataaatgttaagaatcaacgtttaacgtctaaaaacgttaaaaaattacaaacaaaaaattcaaaaatatttatttttttattaaactgtCTTTctccctgaattttttcgacaaaatgggggtgaaataaagtgaaataattacatttaatggcctttaattaatttctttaattgattttgctaataatatatgtatatattttgttttgaaataaaaatagatacCATTGCATGTATGAAAGCACTGAAGAAGATCCCGCAGAATTGCTACGTGAGGATTTGGAGTTTGAACGAAAAGCGAGCAAGTACGAAGATGAATACCGAGGAATgttgcaaaaatatcaaatgttGTTAATGAAAGAATCaacggtaagtttttttttttgatctagaATAAACTGTgatgttcataatttttcgtttttttttagaaacacgTTCAAACAGCGGAACTAATGATGGTCGATCGTCTCTTGCTGTCCGATATCAAGGAGGAAATTCTGGATATGCAATACGAGATCAACACCACTTACAATCCACCCGTTATTCCTGCACCTGTATCCGATTTCCAAGAGGTTTCAAAAACGCCCAAAATCGATCATGAGCCACTCTTGAGTCCACAAAAAGCGCCACTTTTATCGCCGCTCATGAAATCCAATTCACTTTCTAGTCCAATGGGAATGCTCGCGTCACCGAATGACAGTCGACTGTTGCCACATCCCCCCATGAATCACGTCATTGCCGACCAAAACAAGCAATATCCGAATTCACTGCACTCTCCAATGTCTGCCGCAAGTCCATACATGATGCCAAACTCACCGTTGGTGCAGCAGCAAAATCACGAACGGTTCCCACCGTGTATGCATCAAGGCAAACTTGGAAAGATATCGGGTCCAATCGCACCACAAACGGTTTCACAAATGCAACAACGTCCACTTATGGTTTCATCTACGTCGCCActtcagcagcaacaacaacaacaacaaaaacagcaTTCAAACAAGTTTTATGCCGCAAGCAACAACGCGGACGAGCCacgaaaatgcaagaaaagtcaaaaactgCAGCCAGTCGTGCACAACGAGCCAAAGAAAGATCTCGAGAATTTCGATATCGAGTCTGAGATAACGCCGAGCTTCATCATGAAAAATGCCCCTTTGCCGTGCGAAGATTCGTCGCCTGCCACATCGATTGTGTCTCACGACAATAAACCATCTATCGAAAAAATGCACTCGATATTGAGCAACAACGACGACACGATGCCATCGCATCACAGCAGTCCCATGAAGGACATGAATAACAGCAGTGCCGGTTCCGATGACATGGACATCGACTATTTCGGTAATCCACCGCACTCGCAAACATCAAACAACACCTTATCGGACTTTGATCGTTTGAAAAACGAATCGAACGAGCCGACAACGAGAAATCCCGTCGATCCAGACGCCGAACCGTATGACGAATGGCTGTGTATCCAAAAGGCACTTGAAGAGCACAACACGCGACCTTTGGGACATCATTTGGAACATCGAACAACCAATGGGTATCCCGAGCAACCgacaaataaaatgaatgacgGACAATTTAATGACTTGTTCCCGCATAATCCGACGCAACATGGAACAAATCGCGATAAAATGACGGAAAATGACATGCAAAACTCGCCGCCATCACCGTTCGCGGAGCTGTTTAATTCGGAGGACATGAATGCGGGAGCTGCTAGTGGTTCGAGCAATGATTCGTCCGTTAAAGAGACCATGGGACAAATGTACGGCGGAGACGTTGAAGAAATTAGTGCCAAAACTAGTGAAATAGTCGAGTCACGATTAGAGGCCTTGTttgaaggtaagaaatttgatgaaatttttaaaagggtcgaaaaatttttgacatttattcaatatttttaattgagatttgagcaaaaaagctaaagttgataaaatttctttagatttttctaaaattaaaaattttttattaatttttctaaaattttgattaatatttcttcaattttaattcaattttaatttaatttttactaatattattttttttcaaaaaggaaCAAACACCGAAAGTGAAGATGCCTTAGACAACGCAAGTTTCCTACACAAAAACTCCCAAATCACGTACGAAATGATGCAACAAATGCAAGTGAGTGTCACGGGCAAGCGACAATGGCAGGAAAATTGCGAGATGCTGCCGTCTCCAACACTACCAGCAACGCAAAACATGATCTACAACAACAGCGGACCGAACGGTGCCAGCAATAAGCGTCAATGTCTCACAAGCAACGGTCCCAGATTCACCGACAGCAATTCCGACAACGCTCGCAACTGGATGATGGACTGTCCGCAAGAATCTTTCGAGTTCGAGAGCATTTCGTCATGCGAGTCCTCGAGTCAACCAGCATCAAACAACGCTGCAAATTCCGTCAACAAATGGAATGGAGATGTTCCGCAtcaacagcagcaacaacaacagcaacatgCCACGCTACACCATCAAATGCAACAATTGCAACATCACGCCCATCATCACCAAACTGCGACTTCGGCGCATTTCGAACATCATATGAACAGCACGGGAACCGTCAATTTTGACGAAGACATCAGTCAACAAGTGCAAAATGACTTGCAATCAGCAATTGACAACTTACTGAACTTGCATGAAAATGACAGCTTACAATTTTCGCTGGACCAAACGATCGGATCGTTCCTCGTGGATAACGGCATGACGAACAACATCACGACACATCACAACAACATGCACCAACATCACGCATCACATCCACAACACCCGCAAACGCAACATCATCTCGCCAAATCGAGTCAAAAGTACATTCGGAATCCCATAAATATCGAAGTTCCTAATCACGACATCGGCGGTTGCCTAATTGGCGGAAATCTCGATGACTCTCCCACGGGACAACTTCAAGTCTCCACAACGCATCACAATAGCAACACAAATAGCGGACCCACAACACCAATTTCCGCAAACGAATATGGAGGTGGCCTTGTTGATGATACCGTAAAGTCTATTATGACATCCTGACAACTTTCTATAGAAATTACAGCAACGGCTTTGTAACTTTGTTCACTCGAAATAcgtaactaaaatttttaaaaagacacGTTTTAaccttttacaaaaataatttgtaaaaaaacaactgattgtgactaaaaaaaaaaaagaaaagacatGAGTACTTAAACTTTTACCAGAACTAACGAAGAGTATTGTGAatcctattgaaaaaaaaacatcgtgAATCTActaaaaaaactgtaaaatcgtcgtaaaatgtattttaaacgtaatttaaaaacttggcATTCTGCAAATCGTCTtgtaaaaaactacaaaaaaaaacttagtgTAACCTATACAATTATAAGTcgagtttttaaataagttattataaattaaatatttaaaacctaTCTGATAGCTGtaagtttaaacttttttcgaataagtagtgaaataacaaataataaaacaaaaaaaaatatttaaattaaaactttacttCATTAGGGCATATCTCCATTGTAGCCATCCACGCAACTGTGAAGAAGAAaggatgttaaaaattttaattttatttcttcttaaaacaaaaaaaaaacaaattttaaaaaaatatcaaatgttgagaaaaattttagtaaaatttagtttttgaaggGTTTTGTTTTAGGTCATATTGTTCCtggtacaaaagaaaaaaaaataagtaaataatatttttaaggaagGACTAATGCCAAACCAATATTTGAAGACTTTTTAATTATACATATGTAATAATGagtagttatttaattttttttctattgaataataattatttttttaatttaaaaaaaatgtggtgctaaattttattatttttataaaaaaaaaaaattattaaggatTTGCAAACAAAATTCTGTTTCctcttattttattgaaaaaacattcgtacttagtttttttttttatttttgtttatccaaaaattagtattaaattattatttatttttttttttaaagtaaataaaacttagtttggtcgaaaaaaaattttaaactcacAACACAaagtaacttaatttttatgaatcaaaaaaactgTCCGGttgtatcgaaaaaaaaaataaaataccctAAGGTTGTATATAAAAACTACAAGCAGAAAATAGAGTCTTATAGTAGAGTCTTATCTTTtttaccattaaaaaaaaataaataaaatattagcattttaaaaatctatagaTGGACCCCTATATCGTTcctcaagtaaattttcattaaaatacatAGTGAATGTCTCGAAACTATAAATGTGCGAGAAACCAAAAGAATGATTCCTTTGatgtacaataaaaatatttatatcaatagcagaaaaatagaaaataatttcgtttttctgtgtacattttatattgaataaaaacaaacaaaaagtggagataaaaatgttttaaaatttcgaaaaaaaaaattaactaaattcaaataaatttttaaagctgaaCCTAAGTGTCGtcattctataaaaaatactagattttaacatgaaattaattagagaaaaaacGGTGTTGTTtgcaaataatatgaaaaattattgtgtAAATAGTATTCTATCAAAggagaagaaatttaatgatttaaagaaaaaacaaaaggataaaataaaaaaagtattctcAATGGCTtgtaataaatgataaaatatgttttttttttatttttaacgatcaacatttttacttaaaaatattatttaacgaaGGTAAGGCAACAGATgatttcttcttgttttgAGTACATCGTATCTTGAAACTTTTGTACAGCTCACGTGCTTGCTTGTCCGTACGATTTTTCAACGTCCAGAGACATTCGTTTGCtgtagaagaaaattaaatttaaaattaaatttttgaaatcttaagcgacttaattttattattttttcacttttttatttttatacagattttgacaaaaaaaattcagggagGAAAgtgaaatagattttttttttgattttgattgattttaattcttttttacattaaaatcataaaaaatgatgaattatttttttaagacacctaaattttgaagaaaaatttaaaaggaattaGTTTAGTTGATTTTCACAAATTCTcccagttttaaaattaaaaatttgataagacaaaaaattaaaattattagatttaGTCACCTATATGGAACTTACTTGTATCATGTGGTTTCCATAAATTACGCATAACTTGCTTTCCTGCTTCTTTTAGTTCCTTCAGCGATATTGAACACTCTcccaaataattttgaaccatTCCGTAGTAATCGGGATCGTATAACGTAAAGACAATAATGGTATCCTCCAGGCTTTGTTCAGACATGGTAAGTGGTCTAAAATATAAATGgtttggttaaaaataatttcattaaaattttcatattcaggcctgaagttaaaaaacaaaatccaaaaagtggctcaaaaaaaagttttgactaaaaaaaattcatcgatccgtttttgtatgattttttttttaatattttcaaaaaaaattaatttcgatctttttaaaattttagatcttatttttttagtttcatttaGAGCagctttaatattaaaaacttacattatCATCACTTCATCGTACAacggaaattgatttttgtcgaTTGTCTTGGTCTTCATacttttcaaattatatttgcTAGGATCTTTAAAGTAAAACTCTACCTCAACGTACGTATCAGGTTCAGTTTTTCCTTCGACACCGGTTTTGGGAATCAAGTTACGTCCATTCAAGATATGCAAATTCAATCCATTTTCATTGAAGGTTCCAGAAAACGTGAGTGTTCCAAAAGTTTCCTTCGCTGCATCTTGTTGTTCATTCAAGGTGATGTAGTAAGAATGGAGCAACTCTAAAGGAGCACATcctcttttttgtaattctttctccaaaaattgcag is part of the Culicoides brevitarsis isolate CSIRO-B50_1 chromosome 3, AGI_CSIRO_Cbre_v1, whole genome shotgun sequence genome and harbors:
- the LOC134834168 gene encoding mucin-2; this encodes MNRNRLDKSGILSPPGPFLTPSPSQQTFQPSISPSPIQLPFQQHQQPQQIVTPTVQQQDGLFVLTTNNTATFVSGTTASTTTTHDQIEQRVKTPSRRSSLTQSIQSSPNAGTAVTYRPSPTQSPAHLSTQSSTTVPAGHEFNTTLVGSNNISLNKKGNKRNNVGHAGHASSINASNNLCSSKATKKVIAMSNANTNMVGGSPIASPSPIASPVPGIRPPTPQPMMQMQPFPVIGASNQVLQIIQGPQLIQQRPLMAPSQHQVASTANQQIIAQQTTTTTTLKHNKVPQQILPKPASGATTTAMAQNIIQQTTTTKTVVTQAKTAMPVPPQPQQFISTTQNAGLPGQTPNGQAQTNAGQILLPTGATQLNAQPLLLNQLNQMPVIVQQNTPQGVQLILRPPAPQLTTAPASIMIHNTRPPMQQAQPQQLLRILNANGTMQLAAAPTFIMSSQANHLIQQNLQTIKTSNGSPTIAQLQGQQNARQGTTAQQQQQQQQQQIAAAINNHILGQQLQNLQLANGNLTQLQMPNGLAPGQFISQLPPGFTTTTTHQQATTGIINQLASQNLTQIAAAAAASQTFQSPPPPAVTPVNDFLPTIQFNTQPGSGSSGNVTPQQCTTPQPTSHVISSPTPQPNNFGGTLEMGQNGTVILGGLDNNGSMKQIVQEVHPMPPEPKENDHKPAKKPKKQRQRKGATPVVSVAPTIMASPPHSPPVQATGKLDLANVMKLCGIMEDDDDMETEETPEQPQNTTEENTSTTETGQSQVVGQQVSGDSIMITIPGGTEQNPGTMPITFSIPSAMAEEQGLIPGQEGKGDFMITIDPTVSGESQPYTISIPRTVNNETSSQGGAAATTTSPEKEGNSVQQVPANQQVKQHCTVAPTIIQSQPVNSVTSTATGMCVPTFVNSVLSSNVTPTLQSQINEIQNQLMAAATPTPTVTAPAPASVSPPKPKKRANTKKGKKDKSNDIPVIASVAPMMQNSNQVLTTNATIPTQIGNIQISQVDGSIKNNHINAKNINNQIQITPIMADNKLQQIPISSPPVSSSVITTSAPSPRIQTPINVITSTANTQLVQSMPHPMMNTLTPMITTNMPQQAIQLQQLQLPTAIQVPQNPTAQQLMQQLTGHLSLSLAEDRRLLLKHDINTPQDAQSQMILQTILSGALGNVTLVHEPSNKQQQTQQQQQQQPPKPQPTMMAQVQPQGHLLPGSIITTTGGNVGHVIPQTQMFPIGTMQQTNNGQLTQPKNDQPQTILINQNIPKIVELPKIGPNQQLFSLNTLNNQITQLSPESTTAALGPMERLLIVPSGISPQQLAQCLIQGQIHFNNAEQGVAIGGQMDPTKIVQNSVMQTANKGQVIVNQGAKQNNKVNSESKAEKPKRGKLKKLKSSDSNKKAVAVTSPVVTLPSKTNSAAIQLPSQANQRKPSNTAIVSPVNSQVVRQQPCNTPGGEIITKIGPKLVNAVPPLVNMSPAVTAAPRVQTIQLTPQKQQSLKNVQSQIQQLSARLQNKSLLSTITQEYDPSNPLHNKPLPTLDNISSMTDTDIHAALQRLFIEQQKILSTGKVIPTIPGIATPPTMSPIAPTTNNAIFSGGGNLPAVASPIQINSPQVKQEIQTSCSPPDVHQTSPSSLTTSKSSSVTSTSSSSPHITGASGFPTPSNVIFDSIKEQQSTPTPTPPTIIKQEMIKQERSHSPVLSAPSPKLPRVPRPHLFERQILVDQDGCLNPDTETPFQSKEDAVKRLIRYHCMYESTEEDPAELLREDLEFERKASKYEDEYRGMLQKYQMLLMKESTKHVQTAELMMVDRLLLSDIKEEILDMQYEINTTYNPPVIPAPVSDFQEVSKTPKIDHEPLLSPQKAPLLSPLMKSNSLSSPMGMLASPNDSRLLPHPPMNHVIADQNKQYPNSLHSPMSAASPYMMPNSPLVQQQNHERFPPCMHQGKLGKISGPIAPQTVSQMQQRPLMVSSTSPLQQQQQQQQKQHSNKFYAASNNADEPRKCKKSQKLQPVVHNEPKKDLENFDIESEITPSFIMKNAPLPCEDSSPATSIVSHDNKPSIEKMHSILSNNDDTMPSHHSSPMKDMNNSSAGSDDMDIDYFGNPPHSQTSNNTLSDFDRLKNESNEPTTRNPVDPDAEPYDEWLCIQKALEEHNTRPLGHHLEHRTTNGYPEQPTNKMNDGQFNDLFPHNPTQHGTNRDKMTENDMQNSPPSPFAELFNSEDMNAGAASGSSNDSSVKETMGQMYGGDVEEISAKTSEIVESRLEALFEGTNTESEDALDNASFLHKNSQITYEMMQQMQVSVTGKRQWQENCEMLPSPTLPATQNMIYNNSGPNGASNKRQCLTSNGPRFTDSNSDNARNWMMDCPQESFEFESISSCESSSQPASNNAANSVNKWNGDVPHQQQQQQQQHATLHHQMQQLQHHAHHHQTATSAHFEHHMNSTGTVNFDEDISQQVQNDLQSAIDNLLNLHENDSLQFSLDQTIGSFLVDNGMTNNITTHHNNMHQHHASHPQHPQTQHHLAKSSQKYIRNPINIEVPNHDIGGCLIGGNLDDSPTGQLQVSTTHHNSNTNSGPTTPISANEYGGGLVDDTVKSIMTS